Proteins encoded together in one Catellatospora citrea window:
- a CDS encoding polyketide synthase has product MSDDDLIAVVGMACRVPGAPDAATLWRNLLAGVDAVRRSTPAELATAGLPVDDTYVPAFGWLDGLEEFDAALFGYGGHEAALLDPQHRIFLETAWHALEDAGLDPARAPAPIGVFAGCGVNRYLRHHLLGNPAVKPAGALPDDWDDALAGGACDYLPTRVAYALGLTGPAVAVQTACSSSLVAVCQAAQSLLDFRCDAAIAGGAAVVSTRQLGYRYRPGGTWAADGVCRPYDADATGQVFGNGGGAVVLKRLADAVADGDHVYAVLSGWAVGNDGAARAGFSVPGVAGQAAVVAEALAAADWDAGSVGFVEGHGSGTAFGDAIEVEALTRAFRASGAQQGRCVLGSMKPNTGNLDAAAGVLGLIKAVLAVHDGKIPPTLHFRRPHPDVDLAASPFTVSAEVRDWPGPRRAGVSSFGLGGTNAHVLVAQAPAHASAAPRLPAPGHVFQRSRHWIEPVAGGHA; this is encoded by the coding sequence ATGAGCGACGACGACCTGATCGCCGTCGTCGGCATGGCCTGCCGGGTGCCCGGTGCGCCGGACGCCGCGACGCTCTGGCGCAACCTGCTGGCCGGGGTCGACGCGGTCCGCCGGTCCACCCCGGCCGAACTGGCGACCGCCGGGCTGCCCGTGGACGACACGTACGTGCCCGCGTTCGGGTGGCTGGACGGGCTGGAGGAGTTCGACGCCGCGCTGTTCGGATACGGCGGGCACGAGGCCGCGCTGCTGGACCCGCAGCACCGGATCTTCCTGGAGACGGCCTGGCATGCGCTGGAGGACGCAGGGCTCGACCCCGCGCGGGCACCGGCCCCGATCGGTGTGTTCGCGGGCTGCGGCGTGAACCGCTACCTGCGCCACCACCTGCTCGGCAACCCGGCCGTGAAACCGGCCGGCGCGCTGCCCGACGACTGGGACGACGCGCTGGCCGGGGGCGCCTGCGACTACCTGCCCACCCGGGTCGCGTACGCGCTGGGGCTGACCGGACCGGCCGTGGCCGTGCAGACCGCGTGCTCGTCGTCGCTGGTCGCGGTGTGCCAGGCCGCACAGAGCCTGCTCGACTTCCGCTGCGACGCCGCGATCGCGGGCGGGGCGGCGGTCGTGTCGACCCGGCAGCTCGGCTACCGCTACCGCCCCGGCGGGACGTGGGCCGCCGACGGCGTGTGCCGCCCGTACGACGCCGACGCCACCGGGCAGGTCTTCGGCAACGGCGGCGGGGCCGTGGTGCTCAAGCGGCTGGCCGACGCGGTCGCGGACGGCGACCACGTGTACGCGGTGCTGTCCGGCTGGGCGGTCGGCAACGACGGCGCGGCCCGGGCCGGGTTCAGCGTGCCCGGGGTGGCCGGTCAGGCGGCCGTGGTCGCCGAGGCGCTGGCCGCCGCCGACTGGGACGCGGGCAGCGTCGGCTTCGTCGAGGGCCACGGCAGCGGCACAGCGTTCGGCGACGCGATCGAGGTCGAGGCGTTGACCCGTGCGTTCCGGGCATCGGGCGCGCAGCAGGGGCGGTGCGTGCTCGGCTCGATGAAGCCCAACACCGGCAACCTCGACGCCGCCGCCGGAGTGCTCGGCCTGATCAAAGCCGTGCTCGCCGTACACGACGGGAAGATCCCACCCACGCTGCACTTCCGCCGCCCGCATCCCGATGTGGACCTGGCGGCGTCGCCGTTCACCGTCAGCGCCGAGGTCCGCGACTGGCCGGGCCCGCGCAGGGCCGGGGTCAGCTCGTTCGGGCTGGGCGGCACCAACGCGCACGTGCTCGTCGCGCAGGCTCCGGCACACGCGTCGGCCGCGCCGCGGCTGCCCGCGCCCGGCCACGTGTTCCAGCGCAGCCGCCATTGGATCGAGCCCGTGGCGGGCGGCCATGCGTGA
- a CDS encoding lantibiotic dehydratase, translating into MREPDEAGRPKEPQPDELVPLGDTGWQVWRSAVLRAPGFPATGLDLLAAPECAKEADALLGTGGDRAAFDGAFAAATRRMTARLHDIAADPLFREAVTWQSLNAVEALDGLLRAGPDANRNARHRPREILVTRYWQRYCAKNDTIGFFGPVCWASLTDGAAAARIEPGPDLVRVRVVDLERRVLSAYADRLAADPRFRPWLPVTRQPHLAVRGHELLEAGLPPRPLTPAQAALLGASDGTRSAHEVAAVALADARTGLRAASDALLALTQLAEQGLLRWGIELPLTVAAEAELRRCLAAIAEPALRDEALAGLARLLAARDALADATGDAAAVRVALLRLQDEFVAVTGGDVLHRPGATYAGRGLAYEETLRDLDVSFGEPLLTMLADTLVPLLEAARWLTAAIAAAFTAALHELYDDAAADGSVALGDIFDAALGVLFGQGPVADALADFTSRWTRLLGLTGSSAAGELDRTGSGSVTLDPAGELGGTGSGPITLDPAEVRARVARLFGAAAPGWTAARLHSPDLHVCAPNAQAMADGDFTAVLGELHVSWLTCDSGTLTRFHPDPGALRAALHRDLGDRTLLLYPTDFPEFTARIAFTLDGPGDVRLGYTPAPVPDPAQVLPLAAVTVSLVDGELTGRAPDGRTWPLLELFGPFLSSRAVNAFKVAADGAYTPRVSIGRLVVHRQTWRTTVADCGLNPEPADEAARYLAVRRWRDRLGLPEQVFVRVGTEVKPVYVDFTSPAYVAAFVAMVRAATRTGGSRTPLTVSEMLPGPEQAWVPDAAGRRYFSELRMAIRDPASAPTRR; encoded by the coding sequence ATGCGTGAACCGGACGAGGCGGGACGGCCGAAGGAACCTCAGCCGGACGAGCTCGTGCCGCTGGGGGACACCGGGTGGCAGGTGTGGCGGTCGGCCGTGCTGCGTGCGCCCGGCTTCCCCGCGACGGGCCTCGACCTGCTGGCCGCGCCCGAGTGTGCGAAGGAGGCCGACGCGCTGCTCGGCACGGGCGGCGACCGGGCGGCGTTCGACGGCGCGTTCGCGGCCGCGACCCGGCGGATGACCGCGCGGCTGCACGACATCGCCGCGGATCCGCTGTTCCGCGAGGCCGTGACGTGGCAGAGCCTGAACGCCGTCGAAGCCCTCGACGGCCTGCTGCGCGCGGGCCCGGACGCGAACCGCAACGCGCGCCACCGCCCGCGCGAGATCCTGGTGACCCGCTACTGGCAGCGCTACTGCGCCAAGAACGACACCATCGGCTTCTTCGGCCCCGTCTGCTGGGCGTCGCTCACCGACGGCGCTGCCGCCGCCCGCATCGAGCCCGGTCCGGACCTGGTCCGCGTCCGCGTGGTCGACCTCGAACGGCGGGTCCTGTCCGCGTACGCCGACCGGCTCGCCGCCGATCCCCGTTTCCGGCCCTGGCTGCCGGTGACCCGGCAACCCCACCTGGCGGTGCGCGGACACGAGCTGCTGGAGGCCGGCCTGCCGCCGCGCCCGCTGACCCCGGCGCAGGCCGCGCTGCTCGGCGCGAGCGACGGCACGCGCAGCGCCCACGAGGTGGCCGCGGTCGCGCTCGCCGATGCGCGGACCGGGCTGCGCGCCGCGTCCGATGCCCTGCTGGCGCTGACCCAGCTCGCCGAGCAGGGCCTGCTGCGCTGGGGCATCGAACTGCCGTTGACCGTCGCCGCCGAAGCCGAACTGCGCCGGTGCCTGGCGGCTATCGCCGAACCGGCATTGCGTGACGAGGCGCTCGCCGGGTTGGCCAGGCTGCTGGCCGCCCGCGACGCGCTCGCGGACGCCACGGGCGACGCCGCCGCGGTCCGGGTGGCCCTGCTGCGGCTGCAGGACGAGTTCGTCGCGGTCACCGGCGGCGACGTGCTGCACCGCCCCGGGGCCACCTACGCCGGGCGCGGCCTCGCCTACGAGGAGACGCTGCGCGACCTGGACGTCTCCTTCGGCGAGCCGCTGCTGACCATGCTCGCCGACACGCTCGTGCCGCTGCTGGAGGCCGCCCGGTGGCTGACCGCCGCGATCGCCGCCGCGTTCACGGCCGCGCTGCACGAGCTGTACGACGATGCCGCGGCCGACGGGTCCGTCGCGCTGGGCGACATCTTCGACGCGGCCCTCGGTGTCCTGTTCGGGCAGGGGCCGGTCGCCGACGCGCTCGCCGACTTCACCTCGCGGTGGACGCGGCTGCTCGGGCTGACCGGGTCGAGCGCGGCCGGTGAGCTGGACCGGACCGGCTCCGGCTCGGTCACCCTCGATCCGGCCGGTGAGTTGGGTGGGACCGGCTCCGGTCCGATCACCCTCGATCCGGCCGAGGTGCGCGCCCGAGTCGCGCGGTTGTTCGGCGCGGCCGCGCCCGGCTGGACGGCGGCCCGCCTGCACAGCCCTGACCTGCACGTGTGCGCGCCGAACGCGCAGGCAATGGCCGACGGCGACTTCACCGCGGTGCTCGGCGAGCTGCACGTCTCCTGGCTCACCTGCGACAGTGGCACCCTCACCCGCTTCCACCCCGATCCCGGCGCGCTGCGCGCCGCGCTGCACCGCGACCTGGGCGACCGGACCCTGCTGCTCTACCCGACGGACTTCCCCGAGTTCACGGCCCGGATCGCGTTCACCCTCGACGGGCCCGGCGACGTCCGGCTCGGCTACACCCCGGCGCCCGTGCCGGACCCGGCACAGGTGCTGCCGCTGGCCGCGGTCACCGTGTCGCTGGTGGACGGTGAGCTGACCGGCCGTGCCCCGGACGGGCGCACGTGGCCGCTGCTGGAACTGTTCGGCCCGTTCCTGTCGTCGCGGGCGGTCAACGCGTTCAAGGTCGCCGCCGACGGCGCGTACACCCCACGGGTGAGCATCGGCCGCCTCGTCGTGCACCGCCAGACCTGGCGCACCACCGTCGCCGACTGCGGACTGAACCCCGAACCCGCCGACGAAGCCGCCCGCTACCTCGCCGTACGCCGGTGGCGGGACCGCCTCGGGTTGCCCGAGCAGGTGTTCGTCCGGGTCGGCACCGAGGTGAAACCGGTCTACGTCGACTTCACCAGCCCGGCGTACGTCGCTGCGTTCGTCGCGATGGTCCGGGCCGCCACGCGCACCGGCGGCAGCCGGACACCGCTGACGGTCTCCGAGATGCTGCCGGGCCCCGAGCAGGCGTGGGTGCCGGACGCCGCCGGCCGGCGCTACTTCAGCGAGCTGCGGATGGCGATCCGCGACCCGGCGTCCGCGCCGACGAGGAGATGA
- a CDS encoding amino acid adenylation domain-containing protein: MSTEHGAALAYPDRRYPDLVADHAATSPDAVAVRQWDSVLTYRQLCVAAGEVAARLRAHGPQPLVGVCADRQPMLVAGLLGVLASGAAYVPLDPALPPARLRDIAREAGLRTVVCDVLGAHLLADAGLELLPLPERPSPGPSSDGTPDRAAAGNAPASGAPVDSAPAGHGSADCAAAADDLAYVMFTSGSTGRPKGVMIPHEALTEFVTSLADLAGLGRDSVSLGFASIGFDASVIDLLAPLAAGGTVALAGTADRADPTRLQRFCAEHRVTVAFVPPAVLPVLDPSGLPDLRVVLTGSEAPGPEQVARWTAGGRRFLNLFGPTETTVLVTWFEAGGEWDRPLPIGRPAANHWVYVVDERLRRVPDGVPGELLAGGAGLARGYLGAPDVTEERFVPDPFSGVPGVRLYRTGDLVVRQPDGLLHFLGRVDRQVKIRGQRVEIGEVEAVLRSHAAVGHAAVAAVDGPGGVQLVAFTTGAASPQELHEHCTARLGAAMVPARITVVPRLPLLSSGKVDLDRLVADTAPPVDETPFAAPATPVETEVAAVWAELLGLARVGRDDDFFDTGGHSITAMRLVAALRPRLRRDVAIEDVLQGRTLRAIAARASAAAVLGEEPPVRGRPPALSPAQQRLWFLERYSPEAAAAYNIVLAERLRGPLDRQALADALTAVAARHEVLRWRIPDADGVPYAVVDPVAPVPLPVTDLSALPTAERERELAAQLAAEAGGRFRLASDALWRHRLFRLGEDEHVWAVTAHHAVFDGWSQAMLYDDLATAYAGTPLPPLPATYGDYVAWRVDRREQRADSDLDWWTSHLDGAPTVLEVPGDRPRPAEQTYPAGYCGAWLDADATADLHRFAREHGATPSAVLLAAFGLVLASWAGQDELVLGTPAVDRRHPDFEPMVGFFVDITPLRLRADPGGSFAGQVRAARDELIAALAHPEAPLERLVQAFGLGGQTVRSPLVQVLFNVFNFAAPRLDLKGLVSEPVPVPAPGSAFDLTLYGVERDGRMRLEIVHNSDLYDTSRMDALLDSLRQVITRGVGHGALTGGELAPSRGVVAVDSPRARVRPVRPDHSVNVPPATATELAVAAVWCEVLGRDAVGAVDNFFDSGGGSLAAVTVQQRINRMLGRELRVVDLFRYPTVRALASFLDGATTADGTDDAVAQALRRGAARRARTRHRAASEGEPQ, translated from the coding sequence ATGTCCACGGAACACGGTGCAGCCCTGGCTTATCCCGACCGCAGGTATCCCGATCTGGTCGCCGACCACGCGGCGACGTCCCCCGACGCGGTCGCGGTCCGGCAGTGGGACAGCGTGCTGACGTACCGGCAGCTTTGCGTGGCGGCCGGGGAAGTCGCTGCCCGGCTGCGCGCGCACGGCCCGCAGCCGCTGGTCGGGGTGTGTGCCGATCGGCAGCCGATGCTGGTCGCCGGTCTGCTCGGGGTCCTGGCTTCGGGCGCGGCCTACGTGCCACTCGACCCGGCCCTGCCGCCCGCCCGGCTGCGCGACATCGCCCGCGAGGCGGGCCTGCGCACGGTCGTCTGCGACGTTCTGGGAGCGCACCTGCTGGCCGACGCAGGCCTGGAACTGCTGCCCCTCCCGGAACGGCCGTCACCCGGCCCGTCGAGCGACGGCACGCCCGACCGCGCCGCGGCCGGAAACGCACCGGCCAGTGGTGCACCGGTCGACAGCGCACCAGCCGGTCACGGATCGGCCGACTGTGCGGCGGCGGCAGACGATCTCGCCTACGTGATGTTCACATCGGGGTCGACCGGCCGGCCGAAGGGCGTGATGATCCCGCATGAGGCGCTGACCGAGTTCGTCACCAGCCTCGCCGACCTCGCCGGTCTCGGCCGCGACAGCGTCTCGCTCGGGTTCGCGTCGATCGGGTTCGACGCCTCCGTCATCGACCTGCTGGCGCCGCTCGCGGCGGGCGGCACGGTCGCGCTCGCCGGGACCGCCGACCGGGCCGACCCGACCCGGCTGCAGCGCTTCTGCGCGGAGCACCGGGTCACGGTCGCGTTCGTGCCCCCGGCGGTGCTGCCCGTGCTCGACCCGTCGGGCTTGCCGGACTTGCGGGTGGTGCTGACCGGCAGCGAGGCTCCCGGCCCGGAGCAGGTGGCCCGCTGGACGGCCGGCGGCCGCCGCTTCCTCAACCTGTTCGGTCCCACCGAGACGACCGTGCTGGTCACCTGGTTCGAGGCCGGCGGCGAGTGGGACCGGCCGCTGCCCATCGGCCGCCCGGCCGCCAACCATTGGGTGTACGTCGTCGACGAGCGGCTGCGCCGGGTCCCCGACGGCGTGCCGGGAGAGCTGCTGGCCGGCGGCGCGGGGCTGGCGCGCGGCTACCTGGGCGCGCCGGACGTCACCGAGGAGCGGTTCGTGCCCGACCCGTTCTCCGGGGTGCCCGGCGTGCGGCTGTACCGCACCGGCGACCTGGTGGTCCGGCAACCGGACGGGCTGCTGCACTTCCTCGGCCGCGTCGACCGGCAGGTGAAGATCCGCGGTCAGCGCGTCGAGATCGGCGAGGTCGAGGCGGTGCTGCGCAGCCATGCCGCGGTCGGCCACGCCGCCGTCGCCGCGGTCGACGGTCCCGGAGGCGTGCAGCTGGTGGCGTTCACGACCGGTGCCGCCAGTCCGCAGGAGCTGCACGAGCACTGCACGGCCCGGCTCGGGGCGGCGATGGTCCCGGCCCGGATCACCGTCGTGCCACGGCTGCCGCTGCTGTCCAGTGGCAAGGTCGACCTGGACCGGCTCGTCGCGGACACCGCGCCGCCTGTCGACGAGACGCCGTTCGCCGCGCCGGCCACGCCGGTGGAGACCGAGGTCGCCGCCGTCTGGGCGGAGCTGCTGGGCCTGGCCCGGGTCGGCCGCGACGACGACTTCTTCGACACCGGCGGGCATTCGATCACCGCGATGCGGCTGGTCGCCGCGCTGCGCCCGCGGCTGCGCCGGGACGTGGCCATCGAGGACGTGCTCCAGGGCCGCACCCTGCGGGCGATCGCGGCCCGCGCGTCGGCGGCGGCCGTGCTGGGCGAGGAGCCGCCAGTACGCGGACGCCCGCCCGCGCTGTCGCCCGCGCAGCAGCGACTGTGGTTCCTGGAGCGCTACTCGCCGGAGGCCGCGGCCGCCTACAACATCGTGCTCGCCGAACGCCTGCGCGGACCCCTCGACCGGCAGGCGCTCGCGGACGCGCTGACCGCCGTCGCCGCCCGCCACGAGGTGCTGCGCTGGCGCATCCCGGACGCCGACGGTGTGCCGTACGCGGTGGTCGATCCGGTCGCCCCGGTGCCGCTGCCGGTGACGGACCTGAGCGCGTTGCCCACGGCCGAACGCGAACGGGAGCTCGCCGCGCAGCTGGCCGCCGAGGCGGGCGGCCGGTTCCGGCTCGCTTCGGACGCGCTGTGGCGGCACCGGCTGTTCCGGCTCGGTGAGGACGAGCACGTGTGGGCGGTCACCGCGCACCACGCCGTGTTCGACGGCTGGTCGCAGGCGATGCTCTACGACGACCTGGCCACCGCGTACGCCGGCACGCCCCTGCCGCCGCTGCCCGCCACCTACGGCGACTACGTCGCCTGGCGGGTCGACCGGCGTGAGCAGCGCGCCGACAGCGACCTCGACTGGTGGACGTCCCACCTGGACGGCGCCCCGACCGTGCTGGAGGTGCCCGGCGACCGGCCGCGGCCCGCCGAGCAGACCTACCCCGCGGGCTACTGCGGTGCCTGGCTTGACGCCGATGCCACCGCCGACCTGCACCGCTTCGCCCGCGAGCACGGTGCGACCCCGTCGGCGGTGCTGCTGGCCGCGTTCGGGCTGGTCCTGGCGAGCTGGGCCGGGCAGGACGAACTCGTGCTCGGCACCCCGGCGGTCGACCGCCGCCACCCCGACTTCGAGCCCATGGTCGGGTTCTTCGTCGACATCACACCGCTGCGCCTGCGCGCCGATCCCGGCGGCAGCTTCGCCGGCCAGGTGCGCGCGGCCCGCGACGAGCTGATCGCCGCGCTGGCGCACCCCGAAGCGCCACTGGAACGGCTGGTGCAGGCGTTCGGGCTGGGCGGCCAGACGGTCCGCAGCCCGCTGGTCCAGGTGCTGTTCAACGTGTTCAACTTCGCCGCGCCCCGGCTCGATCTCAAGGGCCTGGTCAGCGAGCCGGTGCCGGTGCCCGCGCCGGGTTCGGCGTTCGACCTGACGCTCTACGGCGTGGAGCGCGACGGCCGGATGCGCCTGGAGATCGTGCACAACAGCGACCTCTACGACACGTCCCGGATGGACGCCTTGCTCGACTCGCTGCGGCAGGTGATCACGCGTGGCGTCGGCCACGGTGCCCTGACCGGCGGCGAGCTCGCTCCGTCGCGGGGCGTCGTCGCTGTCGATTCCCCCCGAGCCCGGGTGCGACCCGTGCGGCCGGACCACTCCGTCAACGTGCCACCGGCGACGGCGACCGAACTAGCCGTCGCCGCCGTGTGGTGCGAGGTGCTCGGCCGGGATGCCGTCGGGGCCGTGGACAACTTCTTCGACTCCGGCGGCGGCTCGCTGGCCGCGGTCACCGTGCAGCAGCGCATCAACCGGATGCTGGGCCGCGAGCTGCGCGTCGTCGACCTGTTCCGTTATCCGACCGTCCGCGCACTGGCGTCGTTCCTGGACGGCGCGACGACCGCCGACGGCACCGACGACGCGGTCGCACAGGCGTTGCGGCGGGGCGCGGCCCGGCGCGCGCGGACCCGGCACCGCGCCGCGAGCGAAGGAGAGCCCCAGTGA